The Micromonospora sp. NBC_00421 DNA window CGTGTCGGTGACGGCGGCGGGCACCATCACCCAGACCGCCCGGGGTGACTCCAGCTTGTCGGCCAGTTCGGCGAGGCTCGCGACGTCACTGCGGTCGGCGTTGCGGTCGTAGCCGACCACTTCCTGCCCGGCGGCGCGCAACCGCTCGCGCATGTTGCCGCCCATCCGGCCGAGTCCTACCAGGCCGAGCTGCATCTGCCCCTACCTCCGTGCGTCTGGGTGGTGCCGGTGCGCGATCAGCGGGAGACGCGGATCGGCATGATGAGGTACCGGTACCCGGAGATGACCTCGCCATCCTCGCCTGCGGGAGAAATCACCGCCGGCTTGAAGGCGTCCACGAAGCGCAGCAGTGCGTACTGGGCCCCCAGGTTGGCCAGGCCGTCGATCAGGTACTGCGGGTTGAAGCCGATGGTCAGCGGCTCGCCGGTGAAGGTGGCCTCCATCGCCTCGCTGGCTCGGGCCTCCTCGGTGCCGCCGGCCTCGACGACCAGGCCGTCGGAGCTGAAGCTGAGCAGCACCGGGGTGGTCCGCTCGGCGACCAGGGCGACCCGCTTGACCACCTCGATCAGGGTACTCACCGGGACCCGTGCCTCGGCGTTGCTGGTGGCCGGGAAGAGCGAGCGGACCGGCGGGTAGTTGGCCCCGTCGAGCAGCCGGCTGGTGGTCCGGCGGGTGCCACCGGAGAAGCCGATCATGCCTTCACCGGCGCCACCCTGCGACAGCGCCATGGTCACCTGGCCGCCGAGCGGGCCGAGCGCCTTCGCGGTGTCGTTCAGGGTGCGGGCGGGCACCAGGGCGTTGATGCTGATCTCCGGGTCGTCCGGGGTCCAGTCCATCTCGCGCAGGGCGAGCCGGTAGCGGTCGGTGGCGAGCATCGCCAGGGTGCCACCGGAGAGTTCCAGCCGGACGCCGGTCATCATCGGCAGCGTCTCGTCCCGGCCGGCGGCGATGGCCACCTGGGCGACGGCGGCGGCGAAGGCGGCGGCCTCGACGGTGCCGGCGCTCTCCGGCATCTCCGGCAGGGCGGGATAGTCCTCCACCGGCATGGTCGGCAGGGTGAATCGGGCGCTGCCGCAGACCAGTTCCAGATGGGCGCCGACCGCGGCGATGTCCACCGGCTTGGCCGGCAGTGCCTTGGTGATCTCGGCGAGCAGCCGACCGGAGACCAGGGCGGCGCCGTCGGCGTCCCCCTGCACCTCGACGGACACCTGGCTGGAGACCTCGTAGTCGAAGCCGGAGACCTGGAGATTGCCGTCGGTGACCCGCAGCATCACCCCGGCGAGCACCGGCACGGACGGCCGGCTGGGCAGGCTCTTCGCGGTCCAGGCCACTGCTTCGGCGAGCGCGTCGCGCTCCACTCGGAACTTCATCAATGCCTCCGCGTCGACGTCAGCGACAACTCTCTCATGCCGACCGCTTCCCACCGTCCCGCCCGACCGTGCGGGTTCCCATCGCACCTTAGGGCGCGTGGGCATCGGCTGTGCGCCCGACCCCGTGGATCCCGGTGCCGGGGCGACTGCCGACGGCAGCGCCGGCAACGATCCACAGGAAGCCCAACGGTGATGATTGGTTTTTGATTCTTCAGAAGAGATAACTCATCGTCTTCATCGCACCTGTGCAAACTGTGGGTAACTCGCGTCTTCGCAGCTCAGACACGTTATCCACCGGTGGGTTAGCTGTGGAGAACCAGGGGGAAAACCCGGTCGGTGGTCCACAGGCACCCGGTGTCCCCACAGTTGTCCACCGTCGTCCACCGGTTATCCACCGGTTATCCACCGGGTTTACCCCCAGCGCTGTGGACGACGGTGGCGGCCCGGACCGGCGTTGTCCCCAGAACCTTCAACAGGTTGCCCACAGGCCGACCGTCGGCTGTGGACGACGCGACGGTTGTGCACAGCCGTCCACAGCACTGTCCCCAGGGTTTATCCACAGTCTGTGGGTAACCGGTGTCGAACACAGCGTGGTTATCCACCGGTTGTGGAACAGGGGGTGTGGACAACCGGGTCGTCCTGTGGACAAACATGGCGTGGAAGTTCCACGATCCTGCCCCGTCGGCCCGGTGGAGGGACGCTTCCCCGGGGTCTCCCGGGCACGAAGACGCCCGGCCGAGGTGGTCGGCCGGGCGTCGGTGGCGGAGCGGAAGTGGCGTACGTCTCAGGTGTTCTGCTTGATCCGGTTGGTCAGCTCGGCGATCTGGTTGTAGAGCGAGCGCCGTTCCGCCATCTGCTGACGGATCTTCCGGTCGGCGTGCATCACTGTGGTGTGGTCTCGACCGCCGAACGCCTGTCCGATCCGGGGCAGCGACAGGTCGGTCAGCTCGCGACACAGGTACATCGCCACCTGGCGGGCGTTGACCAGCACCCGGGAGCGTGAGTGCCCGCGCAGGTCCTCCAGGCTCACTCCGAAGTACTCCGAGGTGGAGACCATGATCTGGTCGGCGGTGATCTCCGGTCCGGTGCCGTCGGGGATGAAGTCCCGCAGCACCTCCTCGGCCAGCGACAGCTCGACGGTGGACCTGGTGAGGCTGGCGAAGGCGGTGACCCGGATCAGCGCCCCCTCCAGCTCCCGGATCGAGTTCGACACCCGGGAGGCGATGAACTCCAGCACGTCCGGCGGGGCGTAGAGCCGTTCCTGGGCCGCCTTCTTCTGCAGGATCGCGATCCGGGTCTCCAGGTCGGGCGGCTGGATGTCGGCGAGCAGACCCCACTCGAAGCGGGTCCGCAACCGGTCCTCCAGCGTCGCCAGCTGCTTCGGCGAGCGGTCGGACGTGATCACGATCTGCTTGTTGGCGTTGTGCAGCGTGTTGAAGGTGTGGAAGAACTCCTCCTGGGTCCGCTCGCGGTTCTCCAGGAACTGGATGTCGTCGATCAACAGGATGTCGACGTCGCGGTAGCGGCGCTGGAACGCGCTGGTCTTGTCGTCCCGCAGCGAGTTGATGAAGTCGTTGGTGAACTCCTCGGTCGAGACGTACCGGACCGAACGGGCGTTGCCGAGCGTCTGGGCGTAGTGCCCGATCGCGTGCAGCAGGTGCGTCTTGCCCAGCCCGGAACTGCCGTAGATGAACAGCGGGTTGTACGCCTTGGCCGGCGACTCGGCCACCGCGACGCTCGCCGCGTGGGCGAACCGGTTGGACGAGCCGATGACGAACGTCTCGAACATGTACTTCGGGTTGAGCCGGTTGCCGCTGCTCTCCGTACCGCCGGGGCGTCGGTCGCCGCCACCGGGGCGGTGGTCGACACCGGCCCGACCGGGGCCGCTGTCGGTGGCGCCGTCGCGGGACAGGCCGCGGGCACCCTGCTGATCACGCGGCGGTCGGCCCTGGTCCCGGTACGCGGGCTCGTAGCCGCGCAGGTCGGCGTCCGGCTCGGGGCGGTCGCGCTCCTCGAAACCGCGCCGCTCGGGGCCCGGTTGGTGCACCCGCATCGGTTCGGCGAAGCCGACGCCGAAGAGGGCGTCCTGGCCACCGTCCCGGCTGGCCGGGACCCGGGCCGGCCGCTGGCCGTCGTGTTCCGGTGGGCCGGCCTCGGGCTGACGGTCCCCGGACTGCTCCGGTGGGTCGGACTCCCGCTGGTAGGGCGGTGCCGGCTCGCCGTAGGCCGGTGGCCGGAATGCGGGGTAGTCGTCCAGGGGCGGGCCGGCCTCCCCCGGGGAGGGTTCCGGTCCGCTGCGGTAGACGGTGCCGGCCGGCCTGCCGGCGGCGTCCTCGGCGATCCGCACGGTGACCGCGACCTGTATCGGTCGGCCAAGTCGGCGGGTGAGCGCCTCGGTGATGGCCGGCCGCAGCCGCGACTCGATGACGTCCCGGGTGAAGGCGTCCGGTACGGAGAGCAACGCGGTGTCCTCGACGATCGCCCGCAACCGGGTCAGTCGGAGGTAGGCGCGCTGCTGGGCGGAGATGATCTCGTCGGCGAGTTCGTCCGTCGCCGCGGTCCACACCGCGGCAAGGTCGATCGTTCCGGCCACCGTCGTGCCACCCCCTCGCCTCTGCTCCCGGCCGCCGCTGTGGTCCAGCGGTCGTGCCGGGCCCGCCACCGCGTTCGAGCGGGTGGTACCCCTCACCCACGGACGGCTGACCGGCCGGCATCCACAAGTTATCCACAGCCTGTGTGTACCGACTGATCGGGGCCGCCCGCCGGACGCGGGTCGGACCTGCCCCCTGCCGAGGAGGGCGTTGAAGCGGGTTCACCGTGCCGAACGATTCACTGCCGGGTCCGGTCTTGCCCACCGGGAACAACCCGGATCTGAAGCTGACCGCAAACGCGCACGGTAACAGCGACGGCGGTCCGTCATCAACCGCCGCCATCCCGACGCCCCCGCCGAGATCGGGGCAGAACGCCTGATCGGCCGCCGTCTCGACCGCTGCCGTGCCGGCCTTGGGCAGTTTGACGGTCATTGCCCCCCTGCGTAGGCTGGAATGGCTGCTCTATCGCCCTCTGCTAGGGTGATGGGTGCTTGCTGTCCGTGGTCGTAGCCTCGTCTCGCCGAGGTTCCGCGTCACCGGGCAGTACCGATCGGGGGCCACCGCCGAGGTGGTCTGGTCCACCACACGACCCCGGGCGAACCCGTGCCGGGGACGTACGAAAACGGAGAGCCTGACGTGAGCAAGCGCACCTACCAGCCGAACAACCGCCGGCGCGCGAAGACCCACGGCTTCCGGCTGCGCATGCGCACCCGTGCCGGCCGCGCCATCCTGTCGACCCGCCGTGCCAAGGGCCGTACCCGCCTGTCGGCCTGAGGCCGACGGGTCCGGTCCGGGGGCGTGGACAGTCGTGCTGACGGCCGCGCAGCGCCTGCGGCGTAGTAACGACTTCGCCGCAGCGGTCCGGGGTGGTCGCCGCGTCGGGCGTGGTGCCGTGGTCGTCCACCTGACGCTACCGGCGGCCGCCACACCCCTCGGGACCACACCACTCGGGGCAACCTCGTCGGAGCCGGCGCGGAGCACCGACCCGGAGATGATCTCCGAGTCGAGCCGCGCCGGCTTCGTCGTGTCCAAGGCCGTCGGGCCCGCCGTGGTCCGCAACAAGGTCCGCCGCCGGCTGCGGCACCTGGTGCGCGACCGGCTGGCCGCACTGCCGGCCGGCAGCACCCTGGTGGTACGCGCCCTGCCCACCGCGGCCGGGACGCCGTACACCCGGCTGGGGGCCGACCTGGACGCGGCGATCGCCGCCGCCCGGACGTCCCGGGGACGGCGGTCGCGATGAGCAGCGGACCCGTCGTGTCGGCACGCCGGAGCATGGGTGCCCGGATGCTCAGTGGTCCCATCATCGCGTACCGTCGTTGGATAAGCCCGGCGCTGCCGGCCCGCTGCCGGTTCTACCCGTCGTGCAGTGCCTACGCCCTGGAGGCGGTTACCCGTCACGGTGCGCTCCGGGGAGCCGGCCTGACGGTCCGGCGGCTGTCGCGCTGCCACCCTTTCCACCCTGGTGGACACGACCCGGTGCCGGAGCCGGGCGGCCGCCGACGCGCCGACGTGACTGGAGTCTGAGAATTGAGTCTCGACTGGATCTACTACGCGATCTCGTGGATCCTGCTGACCTGGCACTCGGCGTGGGACGCCATCGGAGTGCCGGTCCGCACGGTGCTCGGCACGAACTGGTCGTGGATTCTCGCCATCGTCTTCCTGGTGGTCACCGTCCGGGTGATCCTCTTCCCGGTCTTCGTCAAGCAGATCAAGTCGCAGCGGGCGATGCAGGCGCTCCAGCCGAAGGTCAAGGAGCTCCAGGAGAAGCACAAGGGTGACCGGGAGACGCTCCAGAAGGAGATGATGGAGCTCTACCGGAAGGAAAAGGCCAACCCGCTCATGGGCTGCCTTCCGATGTTCCTCCAGATCCCGGTCTTCCTGGGCCTCTTCCACGTGCTGCGCCGGCTCGACCCGGCCAAGGACGCCAAGACCCTCTACGGGTGGACGGCCGAGCAGTTCGACAGCGCATCGAGCGCCACGATCTTCACCGCCCCGATCGCCGGCAAGTTCGGCTCCACCGCCGACGAGCTGGCCCGGCTCGGTGCCAACGGCACCACCGTGAAGATCATCGCCGGCATCCTGGTCCTGGTCATGATGGGCACCACCTACCTGACCAGCCGTCAGATGATCCTCAAGACCGGCTGGGCGGAGGACCCGCAGCAGCGGATGGTGCAGCGCCTGATGCTCTACGGCATCCCGCTCTCCCTGCTGATCTCCGGCTCGATCTTTCCGATCGGTGTGATCATCTACTGGGTCACCAACAACCTGTTCACCCTCGGCCAGCAGCAGTGGGTACTCCGCAAGTTCCCGCCGTTGGTGACCAACAAGGGAGTCGCCGGCAACAAGGCGACGACCACCGCCGGCCGAGGCCCGGTGCAGCCGGCCAAGACCGGCGGCTTCCTCAACCGGAACAAGCCCGTAGCGCAGGTGCCGGCCAAGCCGACCGCGCCGAAGGTCGCCGGGCCGAAGCCGGGTGCCAAGCCGGCCAATCCGAAGAAGGGCCCGGCCAAGCGTCAGGGCTGACCCACCGGGCCGCCGTCGGGAAGACCGACGGCGGCCTTCCGGTGCCGCGCAGCCGCCGTCCCGGCCGGCGCCGGAAGGCCGGAACCGCCGCGCCCCGCGCGGACACGGGCGAGACTGCCCGTACCAGACGTGCCCGTGACCGAACCGGCCCCCTTCCCGCCGGTCGCCCGGGAGACCAGCGGACCCGACGGTCCGGCCGAGCTAGTACGGAGATGACACCGTGACCGACACCAGCATCCCCAGCGCGGACGCCTCGCTCGACGAGGAGACCGTCCCGACCGCCGCGACCGGTGAGGGTGAGCCCGAAGAGGGCGGCAGGGAGAAGAAGCAAGCCGGCGAGGGCGAACTGTTCGCGCAGAGCGAGATCGCCGCCGACTACATCGAGGGCCTGCTCGACATTCTCGACTACGACGGCGACATCGACGAGCTGGTCTCCGGTGGCCGCCCGGTCGTCGAGGTGGTCGGTGGCCGGTTGCAGAACCTGGTCGGTCAGCGGGGAGCCACCCTGGAGGCGCTCCAGGAGCTGGCCCGGCTGGCGGTGTTCCGGCAGACCGGCTCGCCGAGCCGGCTTTTGCTCGACGTGGGCGGCTACCGGGCCACCCGCCGCAAGGAACTCGCCGCCGTCGCCAAGAACGCGGTCGAGAAGGTGAAGGAGCACGGCGAGCCGGTGCGGCTGGAGCCGATGTCGGCCTTCGAGCGCAAGTGCGTGCACGACGTGGTCAACGCGATGAGCGGGGTGGAGAGCGAATCCGAGGGTGTCGAGCCGACCCGACGCATCGTCGTCCGGCCGGCGGACTGAACTGGTGACGCCCGACGACCTCACGACGGATGCCGGTCCCGGCCCGGGTGGTACGCCGCCCGGGCCGTCGCCCGAACGCCCCGTCCCCTCCGCGCAGGACGCCGCGCTTCCGGCCGAGTTGGCCACCGCCGCGCGGGCACTCTTCGGTGACCGGCTTGACCTGGCTGCCGGGTACGCCGAACTGCTCGCCACCGACGGTGTGGTGCGCGGACTGATCGGCCCCCGGGAGGCGCCCCGGATCTGGGACCGGCACCTGCTCAACTGCGCGGCCGTCGCCGAGCTGATTCCGCCCGACGCCAGTGTGATCGACGTCGGCTCCGGGGCGGGGCTGCCCGGTGTGGTGCTGGCGATCGCCCGTCCCGACCTGACCGTCGTCCTGGTCGAGCCGTTGGCCCGGCGTACCTCGTTCCTGGTCGAGGCGGTGGAGCGACTCGGGCTGGCCAGGATGGTCCGGGTCTTCCGGGGCCGGGCGGACGAGGCGGCTTCCGGGGTGACCGGGGTCGGCCCGTTCACGGCCGACGTGGTGACCGCCCGCGCGGTGGCACCACTGGATCGGCTCGCCACCTGGAGCCTGCCGTTGGTCGTCCCCCGCGGGCGGTTGATCGCACTCAAGGGTGCGTCCGCAGCCGACGAGGTCGCCGAGCATGCCGAGGCGGTGGCGAAGCTGGGCGGGAGCGAGCCGACGGTGCGACTCTGTGGAACCGACATCCTCGACCCGCCGACCACTGTGGTGGAGATCGTGCGGGAGCGGGTGGTCCGCCCGTCGGGTGTGAAGAAGTCGCCGAGGCGGTCGCGGGGTGGCTCGAAGCGCTCCCGCTGAAGCCCGTCCGGTCTTGTCGTGCTTGCACAGTGACCCCGGTACGGCACGTTGTGGTAGTCCGGGGTTCCCTGGTTCGGGTTCCGCCGTCTAGCGAGGCAATGTCGGTAGCTCGGCTTCCGAGGTCCGTCGAGAACTGCGATGGACCCGCCGTGCCCGTCCCCCGTAGGCTGGCCGCGCGTCGATAGTGTGGGGCGGGCGGATGTCGGGTGCACCGGTCCGATCGCCCCCGCCGGGCCGTACCACTCCGCGGTGCGAGCGCGGGTACGGCCATGAGACGGGGTGCGGACCGACCATCCGGAGCGGGTAGGGATGACAGGTGCATGACGACGGCAGGTACGACGATCCACGGGTGAACGATCCCGAGGGGCCAGCTTCAGGCGTGGACCCTGTTTCACGTGAAACCGAACACCAGGCGTGGTCGGCCGGCGGACAGCCGACGATCCGTCCGCCCGAGCATGGGGCTGGGGGGCGACGCGAGCCCCCGGTGGTGGGTGCCGCGCGCCCCGTCCCCCAGTCGTATCTGCCGCCACCCGCTGCACCGGCCGGCTCCGACAGTCGGCCGCCCAATGCCCCGGACGGAAGGGCGACGGCCTCGGTGCGACGGAACGCGGGGGCGCCCTCGCGATTCGAGGCACCGCCGAACGGCAATCCACCACCGGTACCCGTGCAGCCACACCCAGGTGCGGTACCCGATGCGGCACCTGTGATCGACAGTCCTGCGGCCGAACTCGGGGCCGTTGCTGTCGACCCGGCAGATGCCGCGTACGTTTCACGTGAAACCCCGACGCGCGAAGAGGATGACCCACCGTTGGCTATGGAGGCGATGCGCGCCGTGCAGATCCTTAATCCGAGTGGCGAGGTGACCATGCCCCGCCCTGAGCGGACCCGGGTGATGTGCGTCGCCAATCAGAAGGGCGGCGTGGGCAAGACCACGACCACGGTCAACCTGGCAGTGGCGCTGGCCCTGCACGGCAACCGTGTGCTGGTGGTCGACCTCGACCCGCAGGGCAATGCGTCCACCGGGTTGAACGTCCCGCACCACACCGGAGTTCCGGACGTCTACGACTGCCTGATCGACAGTGTGCCGCTCGCGGAGGTGGCGCAGGAGGTCGAGGGTATCCCCAACCTGTGGTGCGTGCCGGCGACCATCGACCTGGCCGGTGCCGAGATCGAACTGGTCTCGGTGGTCGCCCGGGAGTCCCGACTCAACCGGGCCATCGAGGCGTACCCGGGGCACTTCGACTACGTCTTCATCGACTGTCCGCCCTCCCTCGGTCTGTTGACGGTCAACGCTCTGGTGGCCGCCCAGGAGGTGCTGATTCCGATCCAGTGCGAGTACTACGCCCTGGAGGGGTTGAACCAGTTGATAAACAACATCAACCTTGTTCGCCAGCACCTGAACCCGAAGCTGGAGGTTTCCACGATCCTGCTCACCATGTACGACCGCCGTACCCGGCTGGCCGACGCGGTGGAGCAGGATGTCCGGAACCACTTCGGCGACAAGGTCCTCCAGGCCGTCATTCCCCGTAACGTCCGTGTGTCGGAGGCCCCGAGCTACGGGCAGTCCGTGATGACCTACGATCCCGGATCGCGGGGGGCCACGAGTTACTTCGAGGCCGCCCAGGAGATCGCCGAGCGTGGCGCCAAGGAGCCGGTGAGCCGGAATGCGTAGTGCGGACGAGTCGCTGGGAGGCGTCGTATGAAGAACCGTCCCCGGGGCGGTCTGGGTAGAGGGCTCGGTGCGCTGATCCCGACCGGGCCGGTCCAGGAGAGCACGACCACGGCAACCATGCCCGTGGAGGTCGACCCGGGGCGCCCGGTGATCGAGACGCCTGCTGATCCGATGGCCGCGGTACCGCCGGTGCCCGCGCCGGTGGTTGTCGCGCCGCAGCATCACGAGCCGCCGCAGCATGACGAGCTGCAACTCAATCCGGTGCCCGGCGCGCGCTTCGCCGAGATCTCCGTCGACGCGATCGTGCCGAACCCCAAGCAGCCTCGGCACGTCTTCGACGAGGAGGCACTGGAGGAGCTGAAGACCTCCATCCAGGAGGTCGGCTTCCTCCAGCCGATCGTCGTCCGGCAGTTGGACAGCGAGAAGTACGAACTCGTCATGGGCGAGCGGCGCTGGCGTGCCGCCCAGGCGGTCGGCCGGGAGACCATCCCCGCGATCGTTCGGGAGACCAAGGACGACGCGATGCTCCGGGACGCCCTCCTGGAGAACATCCACCGGGCC harbors:
- the rpmH gene encoding 50S ribosomal protein L34, with the translated sequence MSKRTYQPNNRRRAKTHGFRLRMRTRAGRAILSTRRAKGRTRLSA
- a CDS encoding ParB/RepB/Spo0J family partition protein encodes the protein MKNRPRGGLGRGLGALIPTGPVQESTTTATMPVEVDPGRPVIETPADPMAAVPPVPAPVVVAPQHHEPPQHDELQLNPVPGARFAEISVDAIVPNPKQPRHVFDEEALEELKTSIQEVGFLQPIVVRQLDSEKYELVMGERRWRAAQAVGRETIPAIVRETKDDAMLRDALLENIHRANLNPLEEAAAYQQLLEEFGATHEELARRIGRSRPQISNTIRLLNLPPQVQRRVAAGVLSAGHARALLSLDEAEAQEQLALRIVAEGLSVRATEEIVALALSDGPAKAPATKRRSKPHAPALTDLADRLSDRFDTRVKVDIGRSKGKITIEFATVDDLERIVGIIGVGEEDEPEPED
- the rsmG gene encoding 16S rRNA (guanine(527)-N(7))-methyltransferase RsmG, translated to MATAARALFGDRLDLAAGYAELLATDGVVRGLIGPREAPRIWDRHLLNCAAVAELIPPDASVIDVGSGAGLPGVVLAIARPDLTVVLVEPLARRTSFLVEAVERLGLARMVRVFRGRADEAASGVTGVGPFTADVVTARAVAPLDRLATWSLPLVVPRGRLIALKGASAADEVAEHAEAVAKLGGSEPTVRLCGTDILDPPTTVVEIVRERVVRPSGVKKSPRRSRGGSKRSR
- a CDS encoding Jag family protein; its protein translation is MTDTSIPSADASLDEETVPTAATGEGEPEEGGREKKQAGEGELFAQSEIAADYIEGLLDILDYDGDIDELVSGGRPVVEVVGGRLQNLVGQRGATLEALQELARLAVFRQTGSPSRLLLDVGGYRATRRKELAAVAKNAVEKVKEHGEPVRLEPMSAFERKCVHDVVNAMSGVESESEGVEPTRRIVVRPAD
- the rnpA gene encoding ribonuclease P protein component; its protein translation is MLTAAQRLRRSNDFAAAVRGGRRVGRGAVVVHLTLPAAATPLGTTPLGATSSEPARSTDPEMISESSRAGFVVSKAVGPAVVRNKVRRRLRHLVRDRLAALPAGSTLVVRALPTAAGTPYTRLGADLDAAIAAARTSRGRRSR
- the yidC gene encoding membrane protein insertase YidC, encoding MSLDWIYYAISWILLTWHSAWDAIGVPVRTVLGTNWSWILAIVFLVVTVRVILFPVFVKQIKSQRAMQALQPKVKELQEKHKGDRETLQKEMMELYRKEKANPLMGCLPMFLQIPVFLGLFHVLRRLDPAKDAKTLYGWTAEQFDSASSATIFTAPIAGKFGSTADELARLGANGTTVKIIAGILVLVMMGTTYLTSRQMILKTGWAEDPQQRMVQRLMLYGIPLSLLISGSIFPIGVIIYWVTNNLFTLGQQQWVLRKFPPLVTNKGVAGNKATTTAGRGPVQPAKTGGFLNRNKPVAQVPAKPTAPKVAGPKPGAKPANPKKGPAKRQG
- a CDS encoding AAA family ATPase, translated to MVGAARPVPQSYLPPPAAPAGSDSRPPNAPDGRATASVRRNAGAPSRFEAPPNGNPPPVPVQPHPGAVPDAAPVIDSPAAELGAVAVDPADAAYVSRETPTREEDDPPLAMEAMRAVQILNPSGEVTMPRPERTRVMCVANQKGGVGKTTTTVNLAVALALHGNRVLVVDLDPQGNASTGLNVPHHTGVPDVYDCLIDSVPLAEVAQEVEGIPNLWCVPATIDLAGAEIELVSVVARESRLNRAIEAYPGHFDYVFIDCPPSLGLLTVNALVAAQEVLIPIQCEYYALEGLNQLINNINLVRQHLNPKLEVSTILLTMYDRRTRLADAVEQDVRNHFGDKVLQAVIPRNVRVSEAPSYGQSVMTYDPGSRGATSYFEAAQEIAERGAKEPVSRNA
- the yidD gene encoding membrane protein insertion efficiency factor YidD, whose protein sequence is MLSGPIIAYRRWISPALPARCRFYPSCSAYALEAVTRHGALRGAGLTVRRLSRCHPFHPGGHDPVPEPGGRRRADVTGV
- the dnaA gene encoding chromosomal replication initiator protein DnaA, which gives rise to MAGTIDLAAVWTAATDELADEIISAQQRAYLRLTRLRAIVEDTALLSVPDAFTRDVIESRLRPAITEALTRRLGRPIQVAVTVRIAEDAAGRPAGTVYRSGPEPSPGEAGPPLDDYPAFRPPAYGEPAPPYQRESDPPEQSGDRQPEAGPPEHDGQRPARVPASRDGGQDALFGVGFAEPMRVHQPGPERRGFEERDRPEPDADLRGYEPAYRDQGRPPRDQQGARGLSRDGATDSGPGRAGVDHRPGGGDRRPGGTESSGNRLNPKYMFETFVIGSSNRFAHAASVAVAESPAKAYNPLFIYGSSGLGKTHLLHAIGHYAQTLGNARSVRYVSTEEFTNDFINSLRDDKTSAFQRRYRDVDILLIDDIQFLENRERTQEEFFHTFNTLHNANKQIVITSDRSPKQLATLEDRLRTRFEWGLLADIQPPDLETRIAILQKKAAQERLYAPPDVLEFIASRVSNSIRELEGALIRVTAFASLTRSTVELSLAEEVLRDFIPDGTGPEITADQIMVSTSEYFGVSLEDLRGHSRSRVLVNARQVAMYLCRELTDLSLPRIGQAFGGRDHTTVMHADRKIRQQMAERRSLYNQIAELTNRIKQNT
- the dnaN gene encoding DNA polymerase III subunit beta; the encoded protein is MKFRVERDALAEAVAWTAKSLPSRPSVPVLAGVMLRVTDGNLQVSGFDYEVSSQVSVEVQGDADGAALVSGRLLAEITKALPAKPVDIAAVGAHLELVCGSARFTLPTMPVEDYPALPEMPESAGTVEAAAFAAAVAQVAIAAGRDETLPMMTGVRLELSGGTLAMLATDRYRLALREMDWTPDDPEISINALVPARTLNDTAKALGPLGGQVTMALSQGGAGEGMIGFSGGTRRTTSRLLDGANYPPVRSLFPATSNAEARVPVSTLIEVVKRVALVAERTTPVLLSFSSDGLVVEAGGTEEARASEAMEATFTGEPLTIGFNPQYLIDGLANLGAQYALLRFVDAFKPAVISPAGEDGEVISGYRYLIMPIRVSR